The Deltaproteobacteria bacterium genome includes a region encoding these proteins:
- a CDS encoding tail fiber protein, whose protein sequence is MTGGPSLPWGWALCNGSTLSDSESPLNGQLIPNLNLDARFLRGSTVSGTVQSASNLIQHSNGTIGLYQSTSNFDAASSIGSSVSYPGAASSTTGFSNYPMRPVNMSVNWIMRVK, encoded by the coding sequence ATGACTGGTGGTCCCAGTTTGCCCTGGGGGTGGGCGCTGTGTAACGGTTCGACTTTATCGGACAGCGAATCACCGCTCAACGGCCAACTCATTCCCAATTTGAACCTAGATGCCCGCTTCTTGCGAGGCAGTACGGTAAGTGGCACGGTACAGTCCGCTTCGAATCTGATACAGCACTCCAACGGAACCATTGGACTTTATCAAAGCACAAGTAATTTCGACGCAGCCAGTAGTATTGGCTCTAGTGTGTCTTATCCCGGGGCTGCTTCATCAACCACTGGCTTTTCCAATTATCCGATGCGTCCGGTTAATATGTCTGTCAACTGGATCATGCGGGTAAAATAG